The Williamsia sp. DF01-3 genome has a window encoding:
- a CDS encoding DUF6230 family protein, which translates to MGSIRKRRFAACTFVGLVGATLIGGGIANGDLPMNLSISGQSSLATISSGTAQNVTLFAREVDTTTEGNLPSAAISMESAQLTDVCLSTVAHGLPFIGDVTMYIRVPGNNTTVDNLVVDASSVGGSVKAGPAQLGLDVSATGQAEGVITAGKTAANATMTQARIDVISLNARAVSMKNFTIDVDKGSTTC; encoded by the coding sequence ATGGGATCCATCCGGAAACGCCGCTTCGCTGCGTGCACTTTTGTCGGCCTCGTCGGCGCAACACTCATCGGTGGAGGTATCGCCAACGGCGATCTGCCCATGAACCTGTCGATCTCTGGCCAGTCGTCGCTGGCGACGATCTCGTCGGGCACCGCACAGAACGTCACCCTGTTCGCCCGGGAGGTGGACACCACCACCGAGGGAAATCTGCCCAGCGCCGCCATCAGCATGGAGTCCGCGCAACTGACCGACGTGTGCCTCTCGACTGTGGCACACGGCCTTCCATTTATCGGTGACGTGACCATGTACATCCGGGTTCCGGGCAACAACACAACCGTGGACAACCTGGTTGTCGATGCCTCCTCCGTGGGAGGGTCCGTGAAGGCGGGACCGGCGCAGCTCGGACTCGACGTCTCCGCGACGGGTCAGGCCGAGGGCGTGATAACAGCCGGGAAGACGGCGGCGAACGCGACGATGACGCAAGCCCGCATCGACGTCATCTCCCTGAACGCCCGCGCGGTGTCGATGAAGAACTTCACCATCGACGTCGACAAGGGATCCACGACTTGCTGA
- a CDS encoding DUF6114 domain-containing protein translates to MLTTESTQTRRARFRTWRTQRPFWGATLLILSGLCLLLPAYTTIHVGDVLVTISTISGVSTLLLGALMLLCGVASLLRPSVKLPAGVSAMIIALVALPAANFGGFIIGTLLGIVGASLLLAWANAPRSPVSAESATDRHA, encoded by the coding sequence TTGCTGACCACGGAAAGTACTCAGACCCGACGCGCGCGATTCCGAACCTGGCGGACACAACGACCGTTCTGGGGCGCTACCTTGCTCATCCTGTCAGGTCTGTGCCTGCTGCTACCCGCCTACACGACCATCCACGTCGGCGACGTCCTTGTCACCATCAGCACCATCTCCGGGGTATCCACCCTGTTGCTCGGCGCGCTGATGTTGCTGTGCGGAGTGGCTTCGTTGTTGCGTCCGAGCGTGAAGTTGCCCGCGGGTGTCAGCGCCATGATCATCGCGCTGGTGGCACTACCGGCAGCCAACTTCGGCGGATTCATCATCGGAACGTTGCTGGGCATCGTGGGTGCGAGCCTGTTGTTGGCGTGGGCTAATGCCCCACGTTCACCGGTCTCGGCAGAAAGCGCGACCGACCGCCACGCGTAG
- a CDS encoding TetR family transcriptional regulator translates to MGDASETRRRILAAATAEFAAYGIAGARVDRIAATTPINKSQIYSYFGSKDKLFDAVFAARVDADVDTVPFDADDLPGYAVRLYDMYLEDPYLVRLLSWARLERTPTGALFAHLPNRDADVLQAISESQTRGILVDDVGAEDLWSMLIALASTWAQNAIVYTATGDDSPKDHNRRRSALRVAVGRAFCRDR, encoded by the coding sequence ATGGGCGACGCATCAGAGACCAGGCGGCGAATACTGGCTGCGGCCACCGCGGAGTTCGCGGCCTACGGGATCGCCGGCGCCCGGGTCGACCGGATCGCTGCCACCACCCCGATCAACAAGTCGCAGATCTACAGCTACTTCGGTAGCAAGGACAAGTTGTTCGACGCCGTCTTTGCTGCGCGTGTTGATGCCGATGTGGACACCGTGCCGTTTGACGCGGACGATCTCCCGGGGTACGCCGTACGTCTTTACGACATGTATCTCGAGGACCCGTATCTTGTTCGGTTGTTGTCATGGGCAAGGTTGGAGCGCACGCCCACCGGCGCCCTCTTCGCACACCTACCGAACCGTGATGCCGATGTGCTCCAAGCGATCTCGGAAAGCCAGACTCGCGGGATCCTCGTCGACGATGTAGGTGCGGAAGACTTGTGGTCCATGCTTATCGCGCTGGCGAGTACCTGGGCGCAGAATGCCATCGTCTACACCGCAACCGGTGACGACAGCCCGAAGGACCACAACCGACGACGATCGGCCCTACGCGTGGCGGTCGGTCGCGCTTTCTGCCGAGACCGGTGA
- a CDS encoding NAD(P)-dependent alcohol dehydrogenase produces MRTVTGYRASTTTSGLEPFRFERRELRDDDVAVQVTFCGVCHTDLHAVRNSAPDRDSSPVVPGHEFVGTVTAVGGAVTAFEVGDGVAVGNIVDSCGDCDMCGVGQENFCRNYPTLTYGGTDRRDGSTTLGAYSTEYVVRDRFVYHRPSLLDPAAVAPLMCAGITVWEPLRSNSVGPGMSVGVVGAGGLGHMAVKLANALGAEVTVFTTSTGKAEDASRLGAHRVVISTDSASMAEMTGKLDLIIDCVPVEHDPAPYLRCLALDGTLCVVGHLGPMTVDTVDLLIGRKSLSSAGSGGRRHTQDLLDFCGEYNITADVEVLPSRQVNEALERLSRNDVRYRFVLDMADTAEFSRG; encoded by the coding sequence ATGCGAACAGTCACGGGCTATCGAGCGAGCACGACAACGTCAGGTCTCGAACCCTTCCGCTTCGAGAGGCGAGAGCTCAGGGATGACGATGTCGCGGTACAGGTCACGTTCTGCGGGGTCTGTCATACCGACCTGCACGCGGTGCGCAACTCTGCGCCCGACCGGGACTCGTCCCCCGTGGTCCCCGGTCACGAGTTCGTCGGGACAGTCACCGCGGTGGGAGGGGCGGTCACCGCATTCGAAGTGGGCGATGGGGTTGCGGTGGGCAACATCGTCGACTCGTGCGGAGACTGCGACATGTGCGGGGTGGGTCAGGAGAACTTCTGCCGAAACTATCCGACCTTGACCTATGGGGGCACCGACCGACGTGACGGTTCGACAACCTTGGGTGCGTACTCCACCGAGTACGTTGTGCGCGACCGCTTTGTCTACCACCGTCCTTCGCTCCTCGACCCCGCAGCAGTGGCGCCTCTGATGTGCGCGGGTATCACGGTGTGGGAACCGTTGCGCAGCAACTCTGTCGGTCCGGGCATGTCGGTCGGTGTGGTGGGAGCCGGCGGCCTCGGCCACATGGCCGTCAAGTTGGCGAATGCGCTCGGCGCCGAGGTCACGGTGTTCACGACGTCAACCGGAAAGGCCGAGGACGCTTCTCGGCTCGGCGCCCACCGCGTGGTGATCTCGACCGATTCCGCCTCGATGGCGGAGATGACCGGGAAGCTCGACCTCATCATCGACTGCGTGCCGGTGGAGCACGACCCGGCCCCGTATCTCCGCTGCCTCGCTCTGGACGGAACCCTCTGCGTGGTGGGGCATCTCGGGCCGATGACGGTTGACACCGTCGACCTACTGATCGGCCGCAAGAGCCTCTCCTCTGCGGGCAGCGGCGGCCGCAGACACACGCAGGACCTGCTCGACTTCTGCGGTGAGTACAACATCACCGCAGATGTCGAAGTGCTGCCTTC